In Quercus robur chromosome 11, dhQueRobu3.1, whole genome shotgun sequence, the following proteins share a genomic window:
- the LOC126706163 gene encoding O-fucosyltransferase 23 encodes MDISSSNCKQSKFCGRHLNSIACKCVILVVVSLVIRAALLPTITFSGSGGIEQKSLVLLHNRSLSVNSDLGIRKDKFLEVPQIVWGLNNQKIAFARACLTARMLNRTLLMPSLSASLFYKEVDLLKPISLDKVFQFDKFNSLCAGFVRLGRCSDLLNQTGVFELHKGSGRKWTIERDLDQLRQHTEDPIDGYEVIRIVGKNPFLWHDHWPVKDYAKVFECLVLVDEITKEADKVVTKIREKVLELRSNTEPVQDGANSEGSTLRLVPYVAVHMRIEIDWMIHCKNLEQRLNISQICSSKEEIIERVGNVVGLKTPTVVYLAVADSLLEDSSILNGWKEGLLPLEKKKLGVDGIYKKYPYLIQSAIDYEVCLRADVFVGNSFSTFSSLIALERTQKMIKMGVTSSCGMHVRWPSYAYNILGESKGPRSWMTNMSDSSLQAISYGSNDISC; translated from the coding sequence ATGGACATATCATCGTCTAATTGTAAGCAATCCAAATTCTGTGGCCGGCATTTGAATTCAATAGCATGCAAATGTGTTATTTTGGTTGTGGTTTCTCTGGTTATTAGAGCTGCTCTGCTTCCTACTATTACATTCTCTGGCTCTGGTGGAATTGAGCAGAAAAGCTTGGTCTTACTCCACAACCGCTCTTTATCAGTGAATTCTGACTTGGGAATTCGAAAAGATAAGTTCTTGGAGGTTCCTCAGATTGTATGGGGTTTAAACAATCAAAAGATTGCATTTGCAAGAGCTTGTCTAACTGCTAGAATGCTGAACCGAACTCTTTTGATGCCTAGCTTAAGTGCTTCCTTGTTTTACAAAGAAGTTGATCTCTTGAAACCAATTTCCTTGGATAAAGTGTTCCAATTTGACAAGTTCAATTCACTATGCGCTGGATTTGTCCGATTGGGTCGATGCTCGGATCTTTTGAATCAGACCGGAGTGTTTGAGCTTCATAAAGGAAGTGGAAGGAAGTGGACAATTGAGAGAGATTTAGATCAGTTGAGACAGCATACAGAGGACCCTATTGATGGATATGAGGTGATACGCATAGTTGGGAAGAACCCCTTTTTGTGGCATGATCATTGGCCTGTTAAGGACTATGCCAAGGTCTTTGAGTGCTTAGTTTTGGTGGATGAGATTACCAAAGAAGCAGATAAAGTTGTAACAAAGATTAGAGAGAAAGTACTGGAGTTGAGAAGCAATACCGAGCCTGTACAAGATGGGGCTAATTCTGAGGGGTCTACATTGCGGCTAGTGCCTTATGTAGCTGTCCATATGAGGATAGAGATAGATTGGATGATTCACTGTAAGAACTTAGAGCAGAGATTAAACATAAGCCAAATTTGTAGCAGCAAGGAGGAGATTATTGAAAGAGTGGGGAACGTTGTGGGCCTGAAGACTCCAACTGTAGTTTACCTTGCTGTGGCTGATAGTCTTCTTGAAGATTCTTCTATATTGAATGGTTGGAAGGAAGGCTTGCTTCCTttggagaagaagaaattgGGTGTTGATGGAATTTACAAGAAGTATCCCTATCTCATTCAATCAGCAATTGATTATGAAGTGTGTTTAAGGGCTGATGTCTTTGTTGGCAACAGCTTTTCTACATTTTCAAGTCTCATAGCTCTTGAGAGAACACAGAAGATGATCAAAATGGGCGTCACAAGCTCGTGCGGGATGCATGTAAGGTGGCCATCATATGCGTATAACATATTAGGGGAATCGAAGGGCCCTCGAAGCTGGATGACAAATATGTCAGATTCAAGCCTTCAAGCTATTAGCTATGGCTCTAATGACATCTCTTGTTGA